In one Benincasa hispida cultivar B227 unplaced genomic scaffold, ASM972705v1 Contig446, whole genome shotgun sequence genomic region, the following are encoded:
- the LOC120069496 gene encoding amino acid transporter AVT1I-like — MALHIFSKNEGWKSFDPLEEKTPQPSERKQPSRGWKNLEQPSEVLLVSFVLSTINYSSMAILGYLMYGGSIESQITLSLPQHKIDIKIAIFTSLINPLAKYGSIMYPIAHAIEDSSPVCTTRIMSITIRTLLLVTTLIVAMSISFFAYVMAFIGSFAGVVTSILISCMCYLKINHGMGKLGWELMFIVLIMVTGSSIGVVGTYTSIKEVIKRL, encoded by the exons ATGGCATTGCATATCTTCTCCAAAAATGAGGGCTGGAAATCGTTTGACCCTTTGGAAGAAAAAACACCACAGCCGTCTGAGAGGAAGCAGCCATCTAGGGGTTGGAAAAATCTGGAGCAGCCATCTGAA GTTCTATTGGTCTCCTTTGTTTTAAGCACAATAAACTATAGTTCCATGGCCATTTTGGGATATCTAATGTATGGAGGAAGCATTGAGTCACAAATAACCCTAAGTCTTCCTCAACATAAAATCGATATAAAAATAGCAATTTTTACAAGCCTCATCAATCCTCTTGCAAAATATGGTTCCATAATGTATCCAATCGCCCATGCCATTGAAGATTCATCTCCAGTTTGCACAACTCGAATCATGTCAATTACTATTAGAACTCTACTCCTTGTGACCACACTCATTGTGGCTAtgtcaatttcattttttgcaTATGTGATGGCATTTATAGGTTCTTTTGCAGGTGTTGTCACCTCCATTTTGATCTCGTGTATGTGTTACCTCAAGATTAATCATGGTATGGGCAAACTTGGGTGGGAATTAATGTTCATTGTATTGATTATGGTGACGGGATCGTCTATTGGGGTTGTGGGTACCTATACTTCTATAAAGGAAGTTATAAAACGTTTGtga